The sequence TCATCAAGTAGGGGCGCGGATTTCGAATATCTGATACTCCAGTAATTTACCTTGTCCTCAAACTCAATAAATTCTTTTAGTATTTCAGTTAAATCATCACATTTGTATTGTAAAAACGGTCATTGATATAGTAAAGTAGAATTTGCAACCGCCAGTTGACAAATTATACAGCGCACTTGGTGGTTGTCAACCGGTAAAAATACTATAATACAGACAGTCATATATCACCAGGTGAACGCAGATATTTATTACAGGACATTTGAAGATGGAATGACATAAATAAATTTTGAAAGGATGGTGCATTGTGATATTAGCAGAAAAAATTATTGCATTGCGTAAGAAGGCCGGATGGTCGCAGGAGGAGCTGGCATACCAGATGGGCGTATCGAGGCAGTCAGTATCTAAGTGGGAGTCCGGAACTTCAATTCCTGATTTGGAACGAATTTTAAAACTTAGTCAGGCATTCGATGTCAGTACGGATTATTTATTAAAGGAAGAGATGGAGGCAGATCCGGTATCTATTGCCATGGAAACTGATCGCGATGAGGTTCAGAAGACAGTTACCCTTGATATGGCCAATCAATTCATGGATATCAAGATCCGCGGGGCAAAAAAGACAGCCTCAGGTATCTCGGCTTATGTTTTGTCTCCGGTCATGCTGATTTTTCTTGGAGGATTAACAGAATTAAAAGATGTAAACATCAGCGAAAACATGGCAGGAGGATTGGGAGTGGCCATATTGCTGCTGATTGTCGGAATTGTCACAGTGTTTTTTGTAATGAATGGAATGAAGATGGAATCTTACCAGTATTTGGAGAAAGAAATCTTCCGCCTGGAATATGGAGTGGAAGGTATCGTACGAAAAAGGATGGCAGAATATGAAGGAACCTATAGAATCTTTAATGTGGCTGGTATCTTCCTGTGTATTATCTGTGCTTTGCCATTGATGACAGCCGTTGCGTTAAGCAGCTCAGACTTTGTCTATGTTATGTGTGTAGTGTTCCTGTTGATCATAGTTGCCTGTGCTGTATTTTTATTCGTAATAGCAGGAGAGAAAAAAGGCTGCTTCCAGATGCTGCTGCAGGAGGGGGATTATACGGTAGAGAAAAAACTGGAAAAGAAGCAGACAGAATACCTGCATGTGATCTATTGGAGTACCATTACCGCAGTATATCTCGGCATCAGCTTTTATACGGGAAATTGGAGCAGGACATGGATTATCTGGCCTTGCGCAGGAGTTATGTATGCGGCGGTGCAGGCGTCAGCTGCAGCATTGAAAGGTAAGAAAACGCCAGATTAATTTAAAAAACCAGACCCTTCCTTTTCCAAAAGATAGGGTCTGGTTTTTTATAATCAATATTATCGTGAGAAAAGCGTGATATAGTTACGCATAATGGCATACCGCCCTTCAGGCGTCAGTTTCACCAAGCCACCGGATAGCTGAACGCAATCTTCACGTACTAAAGATTTGATGATTTTCGAAGTAAATTCACCAGTCCAGTGCAAATGCGTCTTTATGGTGTCAATACCTGCTTCCGCATTTTCTTCTGCACTGTTTTCATGATTAGATAGGTGAAAAAGAAGTGTCGCTTTAGCAAATTCCAGTTTCTGATTCCTCCGTCTGAGAAGTGAACGGATCAGTCCCCTGCGGGGCGCAAAAACAAACACAAGGAAGAACACTAATCCGGTAACCACAGCCATACTGCCAGCTATGGACACATCCAGCATAGCCGCCGCCTGATACCCCAGGATCCCATTAACTGCTCCTATGATCCCGCTTAATATCAGCATTCGTTTGAGATCGTCTGTCAGCAGATAAGCCGTCACCGGGGGGCCGATCATAAAGGCTACCACCAGCACAGATCCTACCGCCTGAAATGCTCCGACAGTGGTAAGGGATACCAGCGTCATCAGTCCATAATGTACCAGTGCCGGGGAAAAGCCCAGCACGGCAGCCAGCATGGGATCAAAGGTTGCTATCTTTAGTTCTTTAAAGAAAATGATGATTGCAGAAAGATTGATCAACAGCAGAATCCCTGTTGTGTAAATCGCCTTTGCACCTACATCAACGCCGCCTATGACCATACGGTCAAAAGGAGCAAAAGCCAGCTCTCCCAATAGTACTGAATCAGTATCCAGATGAACTGAGCCGGCGTATCGGGTAATCAGGATAATGGCTATGGAAAAGAGCAAGGGGAACACCACGCCGATGGCGGCGTCTTCCGCCAGCAGCCGTGTCCGGCTTAGAAGCTCCGTAAGCCACACGGTCACCACCCCCATTAACGCGGCTCCCACAATGAGCAAAGGTGAGGAGAGATTGTGGGTGCCGAAAAAAGCGAGTACAATTCCCAATAGAATCGTATGGGTAATGGAATCCGACATCATTGACATTTTACGAAGTACCAGAAACGTTCCGGGGAGAGCGCAGGCCACAGCAACAATAACGGCTATAATTTGAATTTCAATTTGTGGTGCCATCCGGCACACCTCCTTCCAGCTTATATAAAACCTTATTTTTTCTTCGTTGATATACCCTGTGCAGAACACCGCGCCCAGGAGCGAACAGGACGCTGATGATCACGATGGCACTAACGCAAACCACAATAGCCGGGCCTGTCGGCAGCTTTGGAACGAGAGAGCTGGCGGCCGTTCCTGCGATACCGGACGCTGCTCCGAAAAGCGCTGAGAGCGTTACCATGACCCACAGCTTATTGGTCCACT is a genomic window of Lacrimispora sphenoides containing:
- a CDS encoding helix-turn-helix domain-containing protein; its protein translation is MILAEKIIALRKKAGWSQEELAYQMGVSRQSVSKWESGTSIPDLERILKLSQAFDVSTDYLLKEEMEADPVSIAMETDRDEVQKTVTLDMANQFMDIKIRGAKKTASGISAYVLSPVMLIFLGGLTELKDVNISENMAGGLGVAILLLIVGIVTVFFVMNGMKMESYQYLEKEIFRLEYGVEGIVRKRMAEYEGTYRIFNVAGIFLCIICALPLMTAVALSSSDFVYVMCVVFLLIIVACAVFLFVIAGEKKGCFQMLLQEGDYTVEKKLEKKQTEYLHVIYWSTITAVYLGISFYTGNWSRTWIIWPCAGVMYAAVQASAAALKGKKTPD
- a CDS encoding metal ABC transporter permease, whose protein sequence is MAPQIEIQIIAVIVAVACALPGTFLVLRKMSMMSDSITHTILLGIVLAFFGTHNLSSPLLIVGAALMGVVTVWLTELLSRTRLLAEDAAIGVVFPLLFSIAIILITRYAGSVHLDTDSVLLGELAFAPFDRMVIGGVDVGAKAIYTTGILLLINLSAIIIFFKELKIATFDPMLAAVLGFSPALVHYGLMTLVSLTTVGAFQAVGSVLVVAFMIGPPVTAYLLTDDLKRMLILSGIIGAVNGILGYQAAAMLDVSIAGSMAVVTGLVFFLVFVFAPRRGLIRSLLRRRNQKLEFAKATLLFHLSNHENSAEENAEAGIDTIKTHLHWTGEFTSKIIKSLVREDCVQLSGGLVKLTPEGRYAIMRNYITLFSR